In Streptomyces sp. NBC_01717, one DNA window encodes the following:
- the purH gene encoding bifunctional phosphoribosylaminoimidazolecarboxamide formyltransferase/IMP cyclohydrolase, which translates to MSVNKPIRRALVSVYDKTGLEDLARGLHEAGVELVSTGSTAGKIAAAGVPVTKVEELTGFPECLDGRVKTLHPRVHAGILADLRLDAHREQLAELGVEPFDLVVVNLYPFKETVASGASADECVEQIDIGGPSMVRAAAKNHPSVAVVTSPDRYADVLAAVKAGGFDLTTRKRLAAEAFQHTAAYDVAVASWFADDYAAADDTGFPDFFGATYERSNVLRYGENPHQPAALYTSGTGGLAEAEQLHGKEMSYNNYTDTDAARRAAYDHAEPCVAIIKHANPCGIAIADDVAEAHRNAHACDPLSAFGGVIAVNRPVTVAMAEQVAEIFTEVIVAPAYEDGAVEILARKKNIRVLRCPDAPTSTVEVKPIDGGALLQVTDRLQADGDDPANWTLATGEALSEDELAELAFAWKACRAVKSNAILLAKGGASVGVGMGQVNRVDSAKLAVERAGEERARGAYAASDAFFPFPDGLEILTAAGIKAVAQPGGSVRDELVVEAAKKAGVTMYFTGTRHFFH; encoded by the coding sequence ATGTCGGTGAATAAGCCCATCCGCCGCGCCCTGGTCAGTGTCTACGACAAGACGGGGCTCGAAGACCTCGCCCGCGGTCTGCACGAGGCGGGCGTCGAGCTCGTCTCCACCGGCTCGACCGCCGGGAAGATCGCCGCCGCCGGCGTGCCGGTCACCAAGGTCGAGGAGCTCACCGGCTTCCCCGAGTGCCTCGACGGCCGCGTCAAGACGCTGCACCCGCGCGTGCACGCCGGCATCCTCGCCGACCTGCGCCTGGACGCCCACCGCGAGCAGCTCGCCGAGCTCGGTGTCGAGCCCTTCGACCTCGTCGTCGTCAACCTGTACCCGTTCAAGGAGACCGTCGCCTCCGGCGCCTCCGCCGACGAGTGCGTGGAGCAGATCGACATCGGCGGCCCGTCGATGGTCCGCGCCGCGGCCAAGAACCACCCGTCCGTGGCCGTCGTCACTAGCCCCGACCGGTACGCCGACGTCCTCGCCGCGGTCAAGGCGGGCGGCTTCGACCTGACGACCCGCAAGCGGCTCGCCGCCGAGGCGTTCCAGCACACGGCCGCGTACGACGTGGCCGTCGCCTCCTGGTTCGCGGACGACTACGCCGCCGCCGACGACACGGGCTTCCCCGACTTCTTCGGTGCGACGTACGAGCGCAGCAACGTCCTGCGGTACGGCGAGAACCCGCACCAGCCCGCCGCGCTCTACACGTCCGGCACCGGCGGCCTGGCCGAGGCGGAGCAGCTGCACGGCAAGGAGATGTCGTACAACAACTACACCGACACGGACGCCGCGCGCCGTGCCGCGTACGACCACGCCGAGCCGTGCGTCGCGATCATCAAGCACGCCAACCCGTGCGGCATCGCGATCGCCGACGACGTCGCCGAGGCGCACCGCAACGCGCACGCCTGCGACCCGCTGTCGGCCTTCGGTGGTGTCATCGCCGTCAACCGTCCGGTGACCGTCGCCATGGCCGAGCAGGTCGCGGAGATCTTCACCGAGGTCATCGTCGCCCCGGCGTACGAGGACGGCGCGGTCGAGATCCTCGCCCGCAAGAAGAACATCCGCGTGTTGCGCTGCCCCGACGCCCCGACATCCACGGTCGAGGTCAAGCCGATCGACGGCGGCGCGCTGCTCCAGGTCACCGACCGGCTCCAGGCCGACGGCGACGACCCGGCCAACTGGACCCTCGCCACCGGTGAGGCGCTCTCCGAGGACGAGCTCGCCGAGCTCGCGTTCGCCTGGAAGGCCTGCCGCGCGGTCAAGTCCAACGCGATCCTGCTCGCCAAGGGCGGCGCCTCGGTCGGCGTCGGCATGGGCCAGGTCAACCGCGTCGACTCCGCGAAGCTCGCCGTCGAGCGGGCCGGTGAGGAGCGTGCGCGTGGTGCGTACGCCGCTTCGGACGCGTTCTTCCCGTTCCCGGACGGCCTGGAGATCCTGACCGCGGCCGGCATCAAGGCCGTGGCGCAGCCCGGCGGTTCGGTCCGTGACGAGCTGGTCGTCGAGGCCGCGAAGAAGGCGGGCGTGACGATGTACTTCACGGGTACGCGGCACTTCTTCCACTGA
- the sucD gene encoding succinate--CoA ligase subunit alpha has product MAIFLTKDSKVIVQGMTGATGMKHTKLMLADGTNIVGGVNPRKAGTTVDFDGTEVPVFGSVAEAMEKTGANVSVLFVPPAFAKVAVVEAIDAEIPLAVVITEGIAVHDSAAFWAYAGSKGNKTRIIGPNCPGLITPGQSNAGIIPGDITKPGRIGLVSKSGTLTYQMMYELRDIGFSSAVGIGGDPVIGTTHIDALEAFEADPETDLIVMIGEIGGDAEERAADFIAKNVTKPVVGYVAGFTAPEGKTMGHAGAIVSGSSGTAQAKKEALEAAGVKVGKTPTETAKLAREILGA; this is encoded by the coding sequence ATGGCTATCTTCCTCACCAAGGACAGCAAGGTCATCGTCCAGGGGATGACCGGTGCGACCGGCATGAAGCACACCAAGCTCATGCTCGCCGACGGCACCAACATCGTCGGTGGCGTGAACCCGCGCAAGGCCGGCACGACCGTCGACTTCGACGGCACCGAGGTACCGGTCTTCGGCTCCGTCGCCGAGGCGATGGAGAAGACGGGCGCGAACGTGTCCGTCCTCTTCGTGCCGCCGGCCTTCGCCAAGGTCGCCGTCGTCGAGGCGATCGACGCCGAGATCCCCCTCGCCGTCGTGATCACCGAGGGCATCGCTGTCCACGACTCGGCCGCCTTCTGGGCGTACGCCGGCTCGAAGGGCAACAAGACCCGGATCATCGGCCCGAACTGCCCCGGCCTGATCACCCCCGGCCAGTCCAACGCCGGCATCATCCCGGGCGACATCACCAAGCCCGGCCGCATCGGTCTCGTGTCGAAGTCCGGCACGCTGACCTACCAGATGATGTACGAGCTCCGTGACATCGGCTTCTCGTCCGCCGTCGGCATCGGTGGCGACCCGGTCATCGGCACGACGCACATCGACGCCCTGGAGGCGTTCGAGGCCGACCCCGAGACCGACCTGATCGTCATGATCGGCGAGATCGGTGGCGACGCCGAGGAGCGTGCGGCGGACTTCATCGCGAAGAACGTCACCAAGCCGGTCGTCGGCTACGTCGCGGGCTTCACCGCCCCCGAGGGCAAGACCATGGGCCACGCCGGCGCCATCGTCTCCGGCTCCTCCGGCACCGCCCAGGCGAAGAAGGAGGCCCTCGAGGCCGCCGGCGTCAAGGTCGGCAAGACGCCGACCGAGACCGCCAAGCTGGCGCGCGAGATCCTCGGTGCCTGA
- a CDS encoding DUF3017 domain-containing protein, whose amino-acid sequence MGAGTSPADPAAAADRAIPVPPGEGARGAEERAEDVPGEGVSATVEGAGTEGPDAGPAGEETRDAEAADGGTAAEPTAEDAGVGSGSSDPADGEPAPGDSAPSGGPGVAPRPSRRFPSFTRDTARPEGGGRAASGDAPAPARQWPLLAVLCTAGIGLLIVAVNPFAQAFRIGTILIGVALIGGAVLRCVVPSVGMLAVRSRFTDLVTYGLLGVLIVLLALVAQPKPWLDVPFLEHAVRFTIR is encoded by the coding sequence ATGGGTGCTGGTACGAGTCCGGCCGACCCGGCCGCCGCGGCGGACCGGGCGATTCCGGTGCCGCCGGGCGAAGGCGCGCGCGGTGCGGAGGAGCGTGCCGAGGACGTGCCGGGCGAGGGTGTGAGCGCTACGGTCGAGGGCGCCGGTACCGAGGGCCCGGACGCCGGGCCTGCGGGCGAAGAGACCAGGGATGCCGAAGCGGCGGATGGCGGAACCGCCGCCGAGCCGACGGCGGAAGACGCGGGCGTCGGCTCCGGCAGCAGCGATCCCGCTGACGGCGAACCCGCCCCCGGCGACTCCGCTCCCAGCGGTGGCCCGGGTGTCGCGCCCCGCCCGTCGCGACGGTTCCCCTCGTTCACCCGGGACACGGCGCGCCCCGAGGGCGGCGGCAGGGCGGCGTCCGGAGACGCGCCCGCCCCGGCCCGCCAGTGGCCGCTGCTCGCCGTGCTCTGCACGGCCGGGATCGGCCTGCTGATCGTTGCCGTCAACCCCTTCGCCCAGGCCTTCAGAATCGGCACGATACTGATCGGCGTCGCCCTCATCGGTGGAGCCGTGCTGCGCTGCGTGGTTCCCTCGGTGGGCATGCTGGCGGTCCGTTCCCGGTTCACCGACCTGGTGACGTACGGACTGCTGGGCGTTCTGATCGTGCTGCTCGCACTCGTGGCGCAGCCCAAGCCGTGGCTGGACGTACCGTTCCTGGAGCACGCGGTCCGCTTCACGATCCGCTGA
- a CDS encoding helix-turn-helix domain-containing protein produces MPRWKALPEELDPQVREFAGQLRRLIDRSGLGIAAVADRTGYSKTSWERYLNGRLLAPKRAIVALAEVTGTDQVHLTTMWELAERAWSRAEMRHDMTMEGIRIAQARAALGEFGPSPVGHGGSRRSAGAVTGTGVGTAADADTDPGADRDAGGRDGGRAPSVPIQRGTSPRVPQQSRARPGAGSTDAYGSAAGPPQPQHGGGARKPVDRRKLTVFLTGVVGTLMVTAAAVLLTVPGGDDNDRKDAATPSASPSPRAAELPDGVRCSGADCTGKDPEDMGCGGRFARTAASVTVGGSLVEVRYSETCAAAWARVTRATPGDTVRITAGGAAGQHGAVDAGTDTDAYTPMVAVKKATDARACATLVSGTKGCTDAAG; encoded by the coding sequence ATGCCTCGTTGGAAGGCACTACCGGAGGAACTCGACCCACAGGTCAGGGAGTTCGCCGGCCAGCTTCGCAGACTCATCGACCGCAGTGGTCTGGGCATCGCCGCGGTTGCTGACCGCACGGGCTACAGCAAGACGTCGTGGGAGCGCTATCTGAACGGTCGGCTGCTCGCGCCCAAGCGGGCGATCGTTGCTCTCGCCGAGGTCACGGGCACCGATCAGGTGCATCTGACGACCATGTGGGAGCTGGCGGAGCGGGCCTGGAGCCGCGCCGAGATGCGCCACGACATGACGATGGAGGGCATCCGGATCGCCCAGGCGCGTGCGGCGCTCGGCGAGTTCGGGCCGAGCCCGGTGGGCCATGGCGGGAGCCGCCGCTCCGCCGGAGCGGTCACCGGCACGGGCGTCGGCACAGCTGCGGACGCGGATACGGACCCGGGCGCAGACCGGGATGCGGGTGGGCGCGACGGGGGTCGCGCACCGTCCGTACCGATTCAGCGCGGGACATCCCCGCGCGTGCCGCAGCAGTCACGGGCGCGCCCGGGTGCTGGATCCACAGACGCATACGGATCCGCTGCAGGGCCGCCGCAGCCGCAACACGGCGGCGGTGCGCGGAAGCCGGTCGACCGCCGCAAGCTGACCGTGTTCCTCACCGGCGTGGTGGGCACGCTGATGGTGACAGCCGCCGCGGTACTCCTGACCGTCCCGGGCGGTGACGACAACGACAGGAAGGACGCGGCCACCCCGTCGGCGTCGCCGAGTCCGCGCGCGGCCGAGCTGCCGGACGGCGTCAGGTGCAGTGGCGCCGACTGCACGGGGAAGGATCCGGAGGACATGGGGTGCGGCGGCAGGTTCGCCCGTACGGCCGCAAGCGTCACGGTCGGCGGAAGCCTCGTCGAGGTGCGCTACAGCGAGACGTGTGCGGCGGCGTGGGCCCGGGTCACCAGGGCCACCCCGGGCGACACGGTCCGGATCACCGCAGGCGGAGCCGCGGGGCAGCACGGCGCCGTGGACGCCGGCACGGACACCGACGCGTACACCCCCATGGTCGCCGTCAAGAAGGCCACGGACGCCAGGGCCTGCGCGACGCTCGTGTCCGGGACGAAGGGGTGCACCGACGCTGCCGGGTGA
- a CDS encoding bifunctional methylenetetrahydrofolate dehydrogenase/methenyltetrahydrofolate cyclohydrolase produces MTAQILDGKATAAAIKSDLTVRVAALKAQGITPGLGTLLVGDDPGSRWYVNGKHRDCAQVGIGSIQRELPDTATQEEIEDVVRELNANPDCTGYIVQLPLPKGIDTNRVLELMDPSKDADGLHPMNLGRLVLNETGPLPCTPQGVVQLLRHHDVEINGAHVVVVGRGVTIGRSIPLLLTRKSENATVTQCHTGTRDLAAQLKQADIIVAAAGSPHIIRPEYVKPGAAVLDVGVSRDEEGKIVGDVHPGVAEVAAWISPNPGGVGPMTRAQLLVNVVEAAERDAAAAASVSAD; encoded by the coding sequence ATGACTGCCCAGATTCTCGATGGCAAGGCCACCGCAGCCGCGATCAAGTCCGATCTGACCGTCCGCGTGGCGGCCCTCAAGGCACAGGGCATCACCCCTGGCCTGGGAACCCTGCTCGTCGGGGACGACCCGGGCAGCAGGTGGTACGTGAACGGCAAGCACCGCGACTGCGCGCAGGTCGGCATCGGCTCCATCCAGCGCGAACTCCCCGACACCGCCACCCAGGAGGAGATCGAGGACGTCGTACGGGAGCTCAACGCCAACCCCGACTGCACGGGATACATCGTGCAGCTTCCTCTCCCCAAGGGCATCGACACCAACCGTGTCCTGGAGCTGATGGACCCGTCCAAGGACGCCGACGGTCTGCACCCGATGAACCTCGGCCGGCTCGTCCTGAACGAGACGGGCCCGCTGCCGTGCACCCCGCAGGGCGTCGTCCAGCTGCTCCGCCACCACGACGTCGAGATCAACGGGGCGCACGTCGTGGTCGTCGGCCGCGGCGTCACCATCGGCCGCTCGATCCCGCTGCTGCTGACCCGTAAGTCCGAGAACGCCACCGTCACCCAGTGCCACACCGGCACGCGTGACCTCGCCGCCCAGCTCAAGCAGGCCGACATCATCGTCGCCGCCGCGGGTTCGCCGCACATCATCAGGCCCGAGTACGTGAAGCCGGGCGCGGCCGTGCTCGACGTCGGCGTCAGCCGGGACGAGGAGGGGAAGATCGTCGGCGATGTGCACCCCGGGGTGGCCGAGGTCGCCGCGTGGATCTCCCCGAACCCGGGCGGTGTCGGCCCGATGACCCGTGCCCAGCTGCTCGTCAACGTGGTCGAGGCGGCCGAGCGCGATGCCGCTGCCGCGGCTTCCGTGTCCGCCGACTGA
- a CDS encoding B12-binding domain-containing radical SAM protein, whose amino-acid sequence MRVTMILPALTEATSPLFRPIKYSLFPPLGLATLAGYLDPDDEVTLLDEHVERVDIEALDSPDLLVVQPYITSARRSYEIADHFRARGVHVAMGGLHVTSLPDEAAAHADTIFTGPGEDTWPLFLKEFRDGVPGRRYDSRLRTLAGLPPVRRDLIKRNLYLVPNSIVVSRGCPHHCDFCYKDAFFEGGKSFYTQAVDDALAEIERLPGKHLYFLDDHLLGNRRFAEALFDGMAGMGRLWQAAGTVKSVLQPDLLERAVDAGLRSLFVGFETVNSANLAERRKDQNIGKDYGAAVRRLHDAGVMVNASFVFGLDHDGPDVFDRTVEWAVEQGIETATFHIMTPYPSTGLWKQMEAEDRIVHRDWDLYDTRHVVHRPKGMTSRQLEDGYWRAYRDFYRWSNIWRGAAAQPGTHERLRHLAYAGGWKKFEPAWDALIRSRNVVRAMPMLERTLAAFGGGQAHG is encoded by the coding sequence ATGCGCGTGACGATGATTCTTCCGGCCCTGACCGAGGCGACCAGCCCGCTCTTCCGGCCCATCAAGTACTCGCTCTTCCCGCCGCTCGGCCTGGCGACCCTCGCCGGCTACCTGGATCCGGACGACGAGGTGACGCTCCTCGACGAGCATGTCGAACGCGTCGACATCGAGGCGCTCGACAGCCCCGATCTGCTGGTCGTCCAGCCGTACATCACCTCCGCCCGGCGCAGCTACGAGATAGCCGACCACTTCCGCGCCCGAGGTGTCCACGTCGCCATGGGCGGCCTCCATGTGACCTCGCTCCCGGACGAGGCGGCGGCGCACGCGGACACGATCTTCACCGGGCCGGGGGAGGACACCTGGCCGCTGTTCCTGAAGGAGTTCCGGGACGGTGTGCCGGGCCGCCGGTACGACTCCAGGCTGCGCACCCTGGCCGGACTGCCGCCCGTACGACGGGACCTGATCAAGCGGAACCTGTATCTGGTGCCCAACTCGATCGTCGTCTCGCGCGGCTGCCCGCACCACTGCGACTTCTGCTACAAGGACGCGTTCTTCGAGGGCGGCAAGTCCTTCTACACCCAGGCCGTGGACGACGCTCTCGCCGAGATCGAGCGGCTGCCCGGCAAGCACCTCTACTTCCTCGACGATCATCTGCTCGGCAACCGGCGCTTCGCCGAGGCGCTCTTCGACGGGATGGCCGGAATGGGACGGCTCTGGCAGGCGGCCGGCACCGTGAAGTCCGTACTCCAGCCGGACCTGCTGGAGCGGGCCGTGGACGCGGGGCTGCGTAGCCTGTTCGTCGGCTTCGAGACCGTCAACAGCGCGAATCTCGCCGAACGCCGCAAGGACCAGAACATCGGCAAGGACTACGGCGCCGCCGTCCGCCGGCTCCATGACGCCGGTGTCATGGTCAACGCCAGCTTTGTCTTCGGCCTCGACCACGACGGCCCGGACGTCTTCGACCGGACGGTGGAGTGGGCCGTCGAGCAGGGCATCGAGACGGCCACCTTTCACATCATGACGCCGTATCCGTCCACCGGCCTGTGGAAGCAGATGGAGGCCGAGGACCGGATCGTCCACCGGGACTGGGATCTCTACGACACCCGCCATGTCGTCCACCGTCCGAAGGGGATGACCTCGCGTCAGCTGGAGGACGGCTATTGGCGCGCGTACCGGGACTTCTACCGCTGGTCGAACATCTGGCGCGGCGCGGCCGCACAGCCGGGCACGCACGAGCGGCTGAGGCACCTGGCGTACGCGGGCGGCTGGAAGAAGTTCGAACCCGCCTGGGACGCCCTGATCCGCTCCCGCAACGTGGTGCGGGCCATGCCGATGCTGGAACGGACCCTGGCTGCCTTCGGGGGCGGACAGGCCCACGGCTAG
- a CDS encoding malate dehydrogenase, with amino-acid sequence MTRTPVNVTVTGAAGQIGYALLFRIASGHLLGPDVPVNLRLLEIPQGLKAAEGTAMELDDCAFPLLRNIEITDDANVGFAGANVALLVGARPRTKGMERGDLLSANGGIFKPQGKAINDNAADDIKVLVVGNPANTNALIAQAAAPDVPAERFTAMTRLDHNRAISQLAAKTGAAVSDIKKLTIWGNHSATQYPDIFHAEVAGKNAAELVNDEAWLADTFIPTVAKRGAAIIEARGASSAASAANAAIDHVYTWVNGTAPGDWTSMGIPSDGSYGVPEGLISSFPVTTKDGKYEIVQGLDINEFSRTRIDASVQELAEERDAVRELGLI; translated from the coding sequence ATGACCCGCACTCCCGTGAATGTCACCGTGACCGGCGCAGCCGGCCAGATCGGCTACGCGCTGCTCTTCCGCATCGCATCCGGCCACCTGCTCGGCCCGGACGTGCCGGTCAACCTGCGCCTCCTGGAGATCCCGCAGGGTCTGAAGGCCGCCGAGGGCACCGCGATGGAGCTCGACGACTGCGCCTTCCCGCTGCTGCGCAACATCGAGATCACGGACGACGCCAACGTCGGCTTCGCCGGTGCGAACGTCGCTCTGCTCGTCGGCGCCCGCCCCCGTACGAAGGGCATGGAGCGCGGCGACCTGCTCTCCGCCAACGGTGGCATCTTCAAGCCGCAGGGCAAGGCCATCAACGACAACGCCGCGGACGACATCAAGGTCCTCGTCGTCGGCAACCCGGCCAACACCAACGCGCTCATCGCGCAGGCCGCCGCCCCGGACGTACCGGCCGAGCGCTTCACCGCGATGACCCGCCTGGACCACAACCGCGCGATCTCGCAGCTGGCCGCCAAGACCGGCGCCGCCGTCTCCGACATCAAGAAGCTGACGATCTGGGGCAACCACTCGGCGACCCAGTACCCGGACATCTTCCACGCGGAGGTGGCCGGCAAGAACGCCGCCGAGCTCGTCAACGACGAGGCGTGGCTGGCCGACACCTTCATCCCGACCGTCGCCAAGCGCGGCGCCGCGATCATCGAGGCCCGTGGCGCGTCCTCGGCCGCCTCGGCCGCCAACGCCGCCATCGACCACGTGTACACCTGGGTCAACGGCACCGCCCCCGGCGACTGGACCTCGATGGGTATCCCGTCGGACGGCTCCTACGGTGTGCCCGAGGGCCTCATCTCGTCCTTCCCGGTCACCACGAAGGACGGCAAGTACGAGATCGTCCAGGGCCTGGACATCAACGAGTTCTCCCGCACGCGTATCGACGCGTCGGTGCAGGAGCTCGCCGAGGAGCGCGACGCGGTTCGCGAGCTCGGTCTGATCTGA
- a CDS encoding cell division protein PerM codes for MTERTPSLSAEQGRSAALVSAFLRGMLAAGLGLGSLAVLVMMVWISSPASDSGPGGAFHAAAGIWLLAHGAELVRTDTLSGAPAPVGVVPLLLTAVVMWLVHRAARDVMEPDDDGRTPPSGGSVFCLVTGGYLLVATAVAFYAKSGSMVVRPSSLLFPLVPAVAGAAGAGVWSAAGRPVAPPSWAPLRLHEAMARTRFAGRAEAVFRAAAAGTAVLLGGGALLVAASLVWHAEQVQASFLGLSADWAGRSAVLLLAMALVPNAAVWGAAYGLGPGFALGTASTVTPLAFTGRPALPDFPLLAAVPAHGPGTVLNWAAAVVPVAAGVAIARFTGRDGDACSPWETALTAALAAVGCGVGTATLTAVAGGPMGTGALAEFGPVWWLTGAAAPAWTALIGVPGALLLRAWRLRQHGSGGSGEEETGSVLDFLVDVEVSERQRSGPRWWRRRGGEDAAEASEPGPGTGTGTETGTRTGSPAGVGSVSVSPPSPPATSAPVPGATSWYQEDAGAVPYDFLPTDPWHERTAGDSPWTSGGSLWASLSKGPETPPAQPPEAGPANSPEGASS; via the coding sequence ATGACCGAACGCACCCCGTCGTTGTCGGCTGAGCAGGGCCGGTCCGCCGCGCTGGTCTCCGCCTTTCTGCGCGGAATGCTTGCCGCGGGGCTCGGACTCGGCTCGCTGGCTGTGCTCGTCATGATGGTGTGGATCAGCTCCCCGGCCTCCGACAGCGGCCCCGGCGGCGCCTTCCATGCCGCAGCGGGGATCTGGCTGCTGGCGCACGGCGCCGAACTCGTCAGAACCGACACCCTGAGCGGCGCCCCCGCCCCCGTCGGTGTCGTCCCGCTGCTGCTCACCGCGGTGGTGATGTGGTTGGTGCATCGGGCCGCCCGCGATGTGATGGAGCCTGACGACGACGGGCGCACCCCGCCCTCGGGCGGGAGCGTCTTCTGCCTGGTGACGGGCGGATATCTGCTGGTCGCGACGGCTGTCGCGTTCTACGCGAAGAGCGGCTCGATGGTTGTGCGGCCGTCTTCGCTCCTGTTCCCGCTGGTTCCCGCGGTGGCGGGTGCGGCGGGGGCGGGCGTGTGGTCGGCGGCCGGGCGTCCCGTCGCGCCACCGTCCTGGGCGCCGCTGCGGCTGCACGAGGCGATGGCGCGGACCCGGTTCGCGGGGCGGGCGGAAGCGGTGTTCCGGGCGGCGGCGGCCGGGACGGCGGTGCTGCTGGGCGGCGGCGCGCTGCTGGTGGCGGCGTCACTGGTGTGGCATGCGGAGCAGGTGCAGGCATCGTTCCTGGGGCTCTCCGCTGACTGGGCGGGCCGGTCCGCGGTGCTGCTGCTGGCGATGGCGCTCGTGCCGAACGCGGCGGTGTGGGGTGCTGCCTATGGGCTCGGGCCCGGCTTCGCACTCGGTACGGCGTCCACGGTCACCCCGCTCGCCTTCACCGGGCGACCGGCGCTGCCGGACTTCCCCCTGCTGGCAGCGGTACCGGCCCACGGCCCCGGGACGGTCCTGAACTGGGCGGCCGCGGTGGTGCCGGTCGCGGCCGGGGTGGCGATCGCTCGGTTCACCGGACGTGACGGGGATGCCTGCAGTCCGTGGGAGACCGCGCTGACGGCTGCCCTGGCGGCGGTGGGATGCGGAGTCGGGACGGCGACGCTGACCGCTGTGGCGGGCGGACCGATGGGTACCGGGGCGCTGGCCGAGTTCGGCCCGGTCTGGTGGCTCACAGGGGCGGCGGCGCCGGCGTGGACGGCACTGATCGGTGTCCCCGGGGCGCTGCTGCTGAGGGCCTGGCGGCTGCGGCAGCACGGCAGCGGCGGGAGCGGGGAGGAGGAGACCGGGTCGGTGCTCGACTTCCTGGTCGATGTGGAGGTTTCGGAGCGGCAGCGGAGCGGTCCGCGGTGGTGGCGCAGGCGTGGGGGCGAGGATGCGGCCGAGGCGTCGGAGCCAGGACCCGGCACCGGAACGGGCACGGAAACCGGAACCCGAACCGGATCCCCCGCCGGGGTCGGTTCCGTATCGGTGTCCCCGCCTTCGCCACCCGCGACGTCCGCGCCCGTGCCCGGGGCGACGTCCTGGTACCAGGAGGATGCGGGCGCTGTGCCGTACGACTTTCTGCCGACCGACCCGTGGCACGAGCGGACGGCCGGTGATTCCCCCTGGACCTCCGGGGGTTCCCTCTGGGCATCGCTGTCCAAGGGCCCCGAGACGCCGCCGGCCCAGCCTCCGGAGGCTGGGCCGGCGAACAGTCCGGAAGGCGCTAGTTCTTGA
- a CDS encoding proline-rich domain-containing protein, with translation MSNGDPNNPYGQQPGGQPGYGYPQQAPQGGQPGYGYPQQAPQGVPQQGYGYPQAPPVQPGYGFPGAPVEMPGITKAARIFLFVIVACQVIVAGLYAYTLSQFDKVTDGSTAGSDTEMFANVGKGVLGFLIVLALVFAALGVILALKYSNGGNAVRTCSIVYGSFAVISGLFTIPVGLITLIMAVLLIVFAAKSASAQWFQRPRA, from the coding sequence ATGAGCAACGGCGACCCGAACAACCCCTACGGTCAGCAGCCGGGCGGGCAGCCGGGCTACGGCTACCCCCAGCAGGCCCCGCAGGGTGGGCAGCCGGGCTACGGCTACCCCCAGCAGGCCCCGCAGGGTGTTCCGCAGCAGGGTTACGGCTACCCGCAGGCCCCGCCCGTCCAGCCCGGTTACGGCTTCCCGGGCGCCCCGGTCGAGATGCCGGGGATTACCAAGGCGGCCCGCATTTTCCTGTTCGTCATCGTGGCCTGCCAGGTCATCGTCGCCGGACTGTACGCCTACACCCTCTCCCAGTTCGACAAGGTCACCGACGGATCCACCGCCGGAAGCGACACGGAGATGTTCGCCAATGTGGGCAAGGGCGTCCTGGGCTTCCTCATCGTGCTCGCGCTCGTCTTCGCCGCACTCGGCGTGATCCTTGCGCTCAAGTACAGCAACGGCGGCAACGCCGTACGTACGTGCTCGATCGTGTATGGGTCCTTCGCCGTCATCAGCGGGCTCTTCACCATTCCGGTGGGTCTCATCACGCTGATCATGGCGGTCCTGCTCATCGTCTTCGCGGCGAAGAGCGCGTCGGCCCAGTGGTTCCAGCGTCCGCGCGCCTGA
- the purN gene encoding phosphoribosylglycinamide formyltransferase: MASPPPSAAPARLVVLVSGSGTNLQALLDAIGDDPAGFGAQVVAVGADRDSIVGLERAEGAGLPTFVCKVKDYATREEWDAALAAATAAHRPDLVVSAGFMKIVGKRFLAEFGGRFVNTHPALLPSFPGAHGVRDALAYGAKVTGCTVHFVDDGVDTGPIIAQGVVEVTEEDTPEGEAALHERIKEVERKLLVEVVGRLARNGYRIEGRKVHLGHVGE; the protein is encoded by the coding sequence GTGGCCTCCCCGCCCCCCTCCGCCGCTCCGGCCCGCCTGGTCGTGCTGGTCTCCGGTTCCGGTACGAACCTCCAAGCCCTGCTCGATGCGATCGGCGACGACCCTGCGGGCTTCGGCGCCCAGGTCGTCGCGGTCGGCGCCGACCGCGACAGCATCGTCGGTCTGGAACGGGCGGAGGGAGCCGGGCTGCCGACCTTCGTCTGCAAGGTCAAGGACTACGCCACCCGTGAGGAGTGGGACGCGGCGCTCGCCGCCGCCACTGCCGCGCACCGCCCGGACCTCGTGGTGTCCGCGGGCTTCATGAAGATCGTGGGCAAGCGGTTCCTCGCCGAGTTCGGCGGACGGTTCGTCAACACCCACCCCGCCCTGCTCCCCAGCTTTCCCGGTGCCCACGGGGTGCGTGACGCCCTCGCGTACGGCGCGAAGGTCACCGGGTGCACCGTCCACTTCGTCGACGACGGCGTCGACACCGGTCCGATCATCGCGCAGGGCGTGGTCGAGGTGACCGAAGAGGACACGCCGGAGGGCGAAGCCGCTCTCCATGAACGCATCAAGGAAGTCGAGCGCAAGCTGCTCGTCGAGGTCGTGGGGCGGCTCGCCCGTAACGGCTATCGCATTGAGGGACGAAAGGTTCATCTCGGTCATGTCGGTGAATAA